The Rutidosis leptorrhynchoides isolate AG116_Rl617_1_P2 unplaced genomic scaffold, CSIRO_AGI_Rlap_v1 contig109, whole genome shotgun sequence genomic sequence TTGCAGAGATTTTCCCCCAATTTCATTCATCTTCCTTCACTTTATCGGTCACCAAACAGGTTACTTTACTCTTTCCTTCATCTTCGAAGTAGTATTTTCATCTGATTCGACTTCAATTGACTGTTGTTTTCACGTTCGTGACTTCAATTGACTGTTGTTTTCTCGTTCGTGCTCTTTCTTTTTCAGGACGACGATCTTCCCGAGAACATGGAAAATCGCTGGTTGTACGTCTGCTGCACCGTCAGTTTCTTCGTTCTAATGATTGCTTCTGAGTCTGTAGCTCTCACCGATCCTTTAGACGGTAAGTTAACGATCTTGATTTTTTATTTGCGTTCGCTTTCGCACAAATGTTCTTCTTCTACGCATGAGTAACATATGATTATTACGCATTTACTctgtttttttttatttgaaaTAGAAAGAAGCTAATAAGAATCGTCAATAGCTCCAATTTTCTCATGAATCCTTTTGTTCTCGTGTAGTTCAATTTTTCTCATTAGCCAATCAGTTCGTGCTCATTGAAATTAATTGATTTTGCTGGATTTATTGATTATTACTTTTACGTTGAACTATTGTCTTGAATGCTAGTGcgactacttttttttttttatcacttttgcAGTCTCGGCTCTTAAAGAACTGTATAAAGCATTGAACAAACCGGTAGAGCTAAAAGGATGGAGATTAGATGCTGGTGTCGATCCGTGCGGCGAGTCTTGGGAAGGAGTTTCATGCGCTGGATCCTCTGTAATATACATGTTAGTAATAAATTATTTGTCAATTTCAGATCCTGAGTTTTTGATGCAATGCATGGCATGTCATTGTTCGGAAACTTAACTGTGTTTGTGTGCGATGCATGGCATTTTGCAGAACACTTCGTGGACTAAACCTGACTGGATCTCTCGGATACCATCTCTCTGATTTCCagagcttaaaacatctgtaaGTGACTGGTTTTTTCATGTCACAGAATTTATAAATGTTAGCATGTTACATCAGTTTATTTAATTGCTTTGTTTGATCAGGGATCTTAGCTGCAATAGAATCCAGGGTGACATTCCAAATACGTTGCCATTGAATGCCACTCACATGTATGATTCCTAGACATGTGGTGGTGATTGATTCCATATGTTATGCGTTGCCATTGAACCTGAGAAATTTTGATTCTTCTGTTTTTTGTCCTAATTGCAGAAATTTGGCATTCAACAACTTGAGCCAAAGCATTCCTCACTCATTGTCTCTCTTAAAACATATTCGAATCCTGTATGTTTGTCTATACTTGACGTCTTTTTAATGGATATTCTATGTGTTTTTACATCATTGAGCCCCCAAATTGAATTCTGCAGAAATCTGAGTCATAATGAGTTGTCTGGACCCATCGGTGATATTTTTTCTGGCTTACCAAATCTAAAGGAGATGTATGTATATCTATTGGACTGAAAACTCTCTTCTTTGTTCATCTGCATAACCTCAACTTGTATTCCAGATTAATATTACTTGATCATGTATGATTAAGTCAAGATCCTAACTGAAATATGTTGGATTTTTGCAGAGACTTGTCTTTTAACAGCTTCTCGGGTGATTTGCCAAGCTGTTTTCTATCTCTATCAAGTCTTGGTAGACTGTGAGTTGATATCAACCTTGACTCCTCTTTTTACATCTAGTCATATTTCTTCATTGTCGTTTGAATCGACCTAGAGAAATTTTCCTTTTCATGTCCTGCAGATTCTTGCAAAACAACAAATTTACCGGCTCTGTAGACTACTTGTCTAATCTTCCCCTATATGATCTGTATGATTTTCTATATATAGTTCTTTCTTTCCTGGACATATTTTTAACCAAGCTTTACTCACAGTCACATGACATCTTGCAGAAACATCCAAGAGAATAATTTCAGCGGTGTTCTTCCTAATAATTTTCAGTATATAGCAAATTTATGGTAACTACGGATCATTTTTTTTGCTGCATTTTCATATTACCTGCCTGTAATCATACCAATATTGAAGTTCTGGCTCCTAACAGGATTGGAGGAAATAAGTTTCACACTGGAGGAGACTACCCACCATGGAATTTCCCTACAGAAACTGTGCCTATTGATCGGAATATCAGTGGCCCGCCAAGAACTCAGTCAAGTGCCATTGAGAGCCATCCATCCTCTATCCCAGCTGCCAAACACAAGAAGAGAAAGATTGGCTCTGGGGGAATTGCTTCTTTGGTCGGTGCATTAGTTCTTGTTGCTGCTGTTGCAGCGATATTCGCCATAGTACACTATCAATCCAGTGCCCGAAAGGCCAAGAATCAGCATGGAGACAATAGTAATGCCATTCTAAATTCTCTTCCAATTAGTACCACAAGAGGTGCGAAATCTTCATTATTTGAATGTTGATGATATAATCTTAGTTCTCATGCTGCATTTTTCTTTTTAAAGCACTGTCTGTATTTTTCATGATTTAATCTGAGTCCTATGCtggatttttaaacaattatagcaGATTACTCTAATTCACCAGAGGAGGCCCAAGGAACCTTTATTAATTCTATTATCCATGATGCAAGGCATGAACAAAAGCATACCAGAGATGAAAAAAAGTCGAGGCGAAGTTTCTCTGGTCCATCAAGGAAATCCAAAGCTCCAGTAAGTGCAAAAGTTTATACTGTGGCAGAGCTTCAACTGGCTACAAACAGCTTCAGCGAAGAACATCTTATTGGAGAGGGTTCTTTTGGTCCTGTTTACAAGGCAGAGTTCCCTGATGGCCAAGTACACTTCTAACTTGCACATTTTTGTAATTACATAAATCATCAAATTGTTTATAACTCTGAACATTGTCCAAACTATTTCCCTATTTGCTAGATCATGGTTGTGAAGATCATCAACTTGGCGTCTCTTTCTTTCCAAGAAGAAGAACAATTCTTAGATGTGGTCTGGACTGCATCCAGATTGAGGCACCCCAACATTGTTCCGCTTGTTGGCTATTCTATGGATCATGGCCAGCATCTCCTGGTTTATGAATACATCAGAAATTTGTCTCTGAATGATGTTCTGCACAACGGTTCACTCGAGCCACTGTCATGGGAAATCCGCCTCAATATTGCACTTGATGTCGCTCGTGCTTTGGAGTAAGTACTcttttaattcatcatctaaatggatatcagacttcttcttcttcttttcatacTTTGATGAATGCAACTCTGATGTTGTTTTTTAACAAATGGAAGTTATATGCACTCTAAGTTCTCGGCCCCAGTAGCCCATGGAAACATAAAAGCTTCTAACATCCTGCTTGATGAAGTAATGGTTCCTCACATCTGTGACAGTGGGATTGCAGTCTTGAGACCACTTACcaaacttaaggtaaaaactctcACAAATACCAATTCTCGACTGCAATAGAAGCATATATCTAATATTGCATTGAAATCGGTAACAGGCTTCTGAAATTGCGTCTGAAGACACTGCCTTTGGCTACGTTTCACCGGAACATGGGCAGCATGAGGCTGACAATATAAAGAGTGACATTTATGCTTTTGGAGTTTTGCTTTTGGAGCTGTTAACTGGAAGGAAACCCTTTGACAGGTAAAGACGACATAGGATAATGATGTACTCACTTTCAAACCTTACATGTTCTCTTGTAATGTTTTTGCTCTTTGTTAACTGAGGCAGTTCTCGGACTAGACAAGAGAAATCTCTGGTGAAATGGGCTTCATCAAGACTTCATGATGCTGAGTGCCTAGAGCAGATGGTTGATCCTGTCATTAAAAGCACACTCTGTTCCAGGACTCTCTCGAGATTTGCAGATGTCGTTTTGTTCTGCATTCAGGTATTTCAAGAAAATTCATGTCCCTATGTAGCATTCTTTGCAACTAAAAAAAGGGTATTAATTTATTTGGGTTAATTTGTTAAGCAAGAATGCTTACGGTAGCCAGATTGCATGCAATGTCTATATAGACATTAATTTGAAGATTTAAGTATTGATTACATTtactttgttttattttgttttgtgATTCTATCGAATCTCGAAAATTGATGTACTTTATCTTGGACAGGCTGAGAAGAAATTCCGGCTGCCGATGTCTCAAGTGGTCGGATCTCTGACACATCTGTCACAAATGGGGAGTGATGGTCCTGAAGCTGACTCATTTGAAAGGTCATTCCGTTCTTCCTACACCGGATTCATTGGCTCTCCAGCCTGATAGAAATAATAACTAGTACCACAAACTGATTTTTTCGAGACTAAGTTTGATTTGTATTTCCAATCTTTCGCTTTAGAATTAGTAATTGACCTAAACATACTTGAGCTATTTCTAGATTTGATTTTTGAATTCAGATGCTTGACGATATGCAATGTTATTCGACTCCAGCACTATTAATGATCAAAAGGCTACATACTGTATTTGTTGAACCGTATTTAGGAGTAAATTgaccaattaaacaaatatagggaTCAAACTATGCATAACCAAGACATTTAGGGACTAAATAGAAAATTGAATTTTTTTcacttttaaacaaagctcaatatTTTACTGTTACCATCTATCTACATGCAAATTTTATGGAGAAATTTGTTCGGAGCACAAAAATTTCCAATTCTCTTTTCCCTTAAGAAGTTAGATTCATCCTTCTTCCTCTTTTCACATATGAAGGAAATGATGACACATAAATCTTTGAAGAAACTATTTATGTACACCTTAGAATTAAACCCCAATAGTACATCCAAATCCAGGAAATAATCTCACACTTTGAGATCGACATATATAATCAAACACCGATACATTGAAAATAGATTCACCCATGAATATTAAAACCAACTACTCTTCAATATCAATTTGAAATCTAAAAATGAGTATTGAAATCGAGGTTTGCAAACGCCGCCAACCGTGACTAATTTAATCCTCAGAAGAATGCAATCAAATCCACAAAGCAACTGCGAGACAGAACTGACTTGTTAGAGAGGATATATCATTTTTTTACAGCTATCATACAGTGATAACTATGCATTCATCATAGTAAATAG encodes the following:
- the LOC139881065 gene encoding protein STRUBBELIG-RECEPTOR FAMILY 2-like; amino-acid sequence: MIASESVALTDPLDVSALKELYKALNKPVELKGWRLDAGVDPCGESWEGVSCAGSSVIYITLRGLNLTGSLGYHLSDFQSLKHLDLSCNRIQGDIPNTLPLNATHINLAFNNLSQSIPHSLSLLKHIRILNLSHNELSGPIGDIFSGLPNLKEIDLSFNSFSGDLPSCFLSLSSLGRLFLQNNKFTGSVDYLSNLPLYDLNIQENNFSGVLPNNFQYIANLWIGGNKFHTGGDYPPWNFPTETVPIDRNISGPPRTQSSAIESHPSSIPAAKHKKRKIGSGGIASLVGALVLVAAVAAIFAIVHYQSSARKAKNQHGDNSNAILNSLPIKEAQGTFINSIIHDARHEQKHTRDEKKSRRSFSGPSRKSKAPVSAKVYTVAELQLATNSFSEEHLIGEGSFGPVYKAEFPDGQIMVVKIINLASLSFQEEEQFLDVVWTASRLRHPNIVPLVGYSMDHGQHLLVYEYIRNLSLNDVLHNGSLEPLSWEIRLNIALDVARALDYMHSKFSAPVAHGNIKASNILLDEVMVPHICDSGIAVLRPLTKLKASEIASEDTAFGYVSPEHGQHEADNIKSDIYAFGVLLLELLTGRKPFDSSRTRQEKSLVKWASSRLHDAECLEQMVDPVIKSTLCSRTLSRFADVVLFCIQAEKKFRLPMSQVVGSLTHLSQMGSDGPEADSFERSFRSSYTGFIGSPA